From the Neobacillus sp. PS3-34 genome, the window CGTGAGAGCATGGTAAAGAATATGACTGAAGATCAAATCACCCTTTATGTCATTAAAACCTTAAAAGAAAATAAGAAAAAAGATTTTGAAGCGATTCTCGATGAACTGCAGCCCTATGACATAGCAAAAATTTATGAGAATCTGCCTGAAAAACATCAAACAAGATTTCTTTTGTTTTTAAACATGAACCTTCTCGCCGATTTAATGGAGGAGTTAGATAAAGAAGAACAGCTTGAAGTTTTGAATAAGCTGGGCATCGAAAAATCAGCAAAGGTACTCGACCTGATGGATAATGATGATTTAGCCAGCTTTCTTGATGAATTATCCCCTGAGAAGATGGATTCATACTTATCTGGAATGAAAAGCGAAGAATCAAAAATCGTTCAGGATATGATGAACTATCCTCCCGAATCAGCCGGGAGAATGATGACTAACCGCTTTGTCTGGATACGCAATAATTACACGGTCAAGGAAGCGGTTGAGAAGATGAAAACCTTCGCCAAAATCGCGGAAACGCTTAATTATCTTTATGTCATCGATGCCAGCCGCAAGCTGGTCGGTGTTGTTTCCTACCGAGACCTTCTTTTGGCTGAACCGGATGATATTATTCAAAATATCATGTACGAGAGGGTTATAGCCGTAACTGCTGCAACAGACCAAGAAGAGGTTGCGAGAATGACGGAGAGATACGACTTCTTAGCGATTCCAGTAGTAGATGAGCAACACGTTCTTGTCGGGATTGTTACGGTCGATGACATCATTGACGTCGTCATTCAGGAAGCAAACGAGGATATTGAAAAATTATCCGCCTCAGGTAAATCAATCGATTTCGATACAAAGGCTATTGTAGCTGCTTGGCGCAGGCTTCCCTGGCTGATCCTCCTTCTGTTCATCGGACTTGTGTCAGGAAAGATTATCAGCGGCTATGAAACCACTTTACATAAGGTGGTCGCTCTCGCCTTTTTTATGCCGATGATTGCCGGGATGACAGGCAACACCGGCACTCAATCGCTAGCAGTTGTCGTAAGGGGGCTGATTTCCCATGATATCGAGAAAAAGATTGTTGTCCGTTTAATTGTACGTGAGCTTGGAGTAGGCCTTATAATTGGAATAACATGCGGCATCCTGATCTCCATCATCGCCTATATTTGGCAAGGCAGCCTTGTACTTGGGGCTGTTGTCGGCTGTTCCCTTTTCCTCACACTGATTATTGGAACGCTGGCTGGCACGACCATTCCCTTGCTATTATATAAATTAAAAATTGATCCTGCCGTTGCATGCCCGCTCATTACGACGTTAAATGATATTTTTTCACTTATCACTTACTTTGGGATTGCAACGATGTTTATAAATTATTTGACTTAAAGGAGCGAAACTGAGTTTCTGCACATTCGCCACTTTCATTCTGCTTTCCCAAATGCATGAAAATAGATTATACTGGACTAACTAAAATAATCATTCAGGAGGAATTAAAATGACTGAGAATAATCAATCTGAAGCTCCAAAAAAGAAAATAAGCCTGCAGGAAGCAATGAAACAGCAGCTTGAAAATAAAAAAAACCAGGCTTCCGCTGGTAAAGGAAATTCGGGTATGGATACATCCACCAAAAAGATGAAAAGCCAGCAAACGAAAAAGCCTAGCAATACGCGCAGGAAAATGGGCGTCTAATGAACGGACAAAACCGTAAAGACATCTCTCCGGGTATTTCTGTCGATATCGTATTAAAAGCAGATCAAAGAACCGGAAAACGGACCCGTGGGATTGTAAAGGATATTTTAACCAATTCGAGTTCCCATCCCCACGGAATAAAAGTAAGGCTTACAGATGGACAGGTTGGCAGAGTCCAGGAAATCCACTCTCGCCAATAAAAAGAATCAAGCAAAAATAATGTTAGGAATCATTTCATGTAAAAAGCATTCTTGCCCAGAATGCTTTTTTTATTGTGATTCAGCACTTTCAATTCCGCCAGAGGACTGAATATTGCGAAACTGCCTGGGTGTGACTCCGATGTATTTTTTAAAAAGAGATGTATAATAACTTTGGTTGCAATATTTAAATAGATGGGCAATATCGCTTAAAGATAATTTTGAGTGCAATAAAAAATACTTTGATTCTTCCATTCTTTTTCGGTTAATATATTCCGAAATATTTACTCCGACAGATTCCCGAAAAACCTTCGAAAGGTATGCTGGGTGTACTCCTGCAAATCCCGCAATATCCTCTAACATTAATTCATTTAGTATGCCTTCATGAATATAATTGATTGCCTTATTGACTATGTAATTATGAAAAGGGCGATTTGCTGATTTTAAAGAATCGATGAACGAAGAGATCATTTCGTATTCAAGTTCTTTTATCTGTATTATAGATTTCAGCTTCTCTATTTGCAGAATATAAACATCACTTAAACTGAAAGCATCTTCCGGAGGGACTCCTCCTTTAATAATAGAACGTGTAAATAATGTACAAGAACAAATGAGGGAGTTTTTTAGTGACCTTACTGGATCTTCGGCAAGTTTTGCCCTTTCCGTTGAATTGATTTGATCAAGTACAGCCCTTGCCTCCTCCTCGTCGCCCCGGCGAATGCTATCCATTAGCTGCTGTTCAAGTGCATATGACGGATGAGCATAGAAGTTTCGTTTGTTTTCGATCCTTGCCGTAAAATACTTCTGAATAATGGTATCTTTTAGCGAACGATTTTTATTCATCTTCTCACTTCACCTTAAAATGTTATTAAAAATACCAAAATATTAGTATAATTGTAATTTTATAGTAGTTAAAATTCAAGTATCAAATATAAAGGGGGCCATTCAATAAATGAAAAAGATAAAATGGTTTTCAAAAATGTTAGCGTTTTCACTCACCGCTAGCATCGCTTTAGCTGGCTGCAGTTCCGACACTGGCAAAGAGAAAGCAAAGCCGGCTAGCAGTGGAGGATCAAGCGATAAACAGGTGGTTTTAAAATTCGCTGCCCAAAATGATAACACACCTGCAACACAGAAACTAATCGACGCTTTCAACTCTAAACAAGATAAATATAAAGTTGAATGGACACAGATGACAAATGATTCAGCACAAATGCATGATCAGCTATTAAACTCTTTATCCAGCGGTTCAAGTGAATATGACGTTTTATCTTTGGACGTTGTTTGGGCTGGTGAGTTTGCCGGAGCAGGATACCTTGAACCAATCGACGTAAAAATGAATGAAGCGAAATATAATAAAGCAGATTTCAATGCCGGTTCAATGGCTTCAGGTAATTACAAAGGTAAACAATACACACTTCCTTTCTTTCCTGACTTAGGTCTTCTATACTTCCGTAAGGATATCGTAAGCCCAGAAGATGCTGCCAAACTTGAAGGCGGCCAATATACTTACGATGATCTTTATGCAATGGCTCAAAAATACACCGGTAAGAATAACACTAAATACGGTTTTGTGTACCAGTCAAAACAATATGAAGGTCTTACAGTTAACGTTACCGAGTTCTCTAAATCCTACCAGGATGTTAAAGGCGGACTTGAAACCATGTACAAATTCACAAAAGCTCCGTTTAGCCCGAAGGATATCCTGAATTTCACAGAAGCGGAAACTCATACAAACTTCGAGCAAGGCAATGCTGTTTTTGCACGTAACTGGCCATATGCATTGGCCGCATCAAAGGACAAGAAGATGGAGTTACAATTAAAACTGACCAGGTGGGCATCGCTCCACTTCCAAATGGAGGTTCTGTAGGCGGATGGCTTCTAAGCCTCAATAAAAACTCCAAGCATGTGGATGGAGCATGGGAATTTGTTAAATTTGCCGCTGGCGAAGAAGGACAAAAAATCATGTCCACAGAAGGCGGATACTTACCTGGCTTTAATACTCTGTTAGACAATGCTGATGTAAAATCTAAAAATGAGATGCTAACCTACCCAGGTTTCCAAAAGGCGCTTACAACTACTATCGCCCGTCCAGTTTCTCCTGAATATTCAAAGGTATCGGATACAATTCAAGTAAATGCACACAAATACTTAAGTTCTGGAACAGGACTTGATGAGGCCGTTAAAGCGGTTGAAACTGCTGGTAAAGGCGAGTAATAAATAAATGAGAAGGCTCTAATCTTCATTAGAGCCTTTTTCTATGAAACACATTGTTCTCCATTGAAATGAAACTACAGCTATGAAAGGGTGAATGTAATGTGGAAAATGGGTGTTAAAGAATGGCTGTTCATCGTTCCAACGATTGTGCTCATTGGTATTTTTTCATTGTGGCCAGTATTTCAATCCTTAACGTATACCTTCTTTGATTACCGCTTAAATGATCAGCAAAAAGCCGGTCTTTACTTCAACGAACGGTTTAATGTCAATTTATACAAAGAAACTCAGCTATATGTAACGATGTTCCTTGATGAAGATTTACCAAACGTGAAGGACCCGGCAGATCAAAAGGAAGTAAAGTCAGTAAATGCAAGGCTAAAATCTGTAGGAAAACAATTCGCTAATGAAAAAGGTGTTATTAAGATCAGCCGGGACCAAAGGGCTGACCTAGTTAGTCTTCACCGTGATGCCAAAAACCTTGTTGAATCGTTAAACGGCAAG encodes:
- the mgtE gene encoding magnesium transporter codes for the protein MVKNMTEDQITLYVIKTLKENKKKDFEAILDELQPYDIAKIYENLPEKHQTRFLLFLNMNLLADLMEELDKEEQLEVLNKLGIEKSAKVLDLMDNDDLASFLDELSPEKMDSYLSGMKSEESKIVQDMMNYPPESAGRMMTNRFVWIRNNYTVKEAVEKMKTFAKIAETLNYLYVIDASRKLVGVVSYRDLLLAEPDDIIQNIMYERVIAVTAATDQEEVARMTERYDFLAIPVVDEQHVLVGIVTVDDIIDVVIQEANEDIEKLSASGKSIDFDTKAIVAAWRRLPWLILLLFIGLVSGKIISGYETTLHKVVALAFFMPMIAGMTGNTGTQSLAVVVRGLISHDIEKKIVVRLIVRELGVGLIIGITCGILISIIAYIWQGSLVLGAVVGCSLFLTLIIGTLAGTTIPLLLYKLKIDPAVACPLITTLNDIFSLITYFGIATMFINYLT
- a CDS encoding YwbE family protein, translated to MNGQNRKDISPGISVDIVLKADQRTGKRTRGIVKDILTNSSSHPHGIKVRLTDGQVGRVQEIHSRQ
- a CDS encoding AraC family transcriptional regulator; translation: MNKNRSLKDTIIQKYFTARIENKRNFYAHPSYALEQQLMDSIRRGDEEEARAVLDQINSTERAKLAEDPVRSLKNSLICSCTLFTRSIIKGGVPPEDAFSLSDVYILQIEKLKSIIQIKELEYEMISSFIDSLKSANRPFHNYIVNKAINYIHEGILNELMLEDIAGFAGVHPAYLSKVFRESVGVNISEYINRKRMEESKYFLLHSKLSLSDIAHLFKYCNQSYYTSLFKKYIGVTPRQFRNIQSSGGIESAESQ